The nucleotide window TTCCACAAAATATTCTCGCGTTTCTTTTGACAATAATAAAATTCAAGTGACAGAAGGTCCTGACAATATTGAAAGTGATGATTCTGATCAATGCTGTATCAGCGCAGGAATTTATATTGCAAAACGATCTTTTTTAAATCAACACATTGATAAACTTTCCAAAAATGAAACAACTGGCGAATTTTATTTACCGGAATTAATTAAAATCGCAAGTGATCATCAATGCAAGGTTATTACAACACCCGTCTCTTTTGATATTGTTCGAAGCGTTGATACGCTTGCAGATCTTTGGGCTATTGAGCACATCAAACGCTCTCAACTAATGCTTCATTGGATGGATCGTGGTGTACGATTTGCAAATACTTTAAATGTTTTGATCGATGAAACTGTTCATATTGAACCAGGATGTTATATTGGATCTGGGGCTTTACTTCTTGGAAAAACTACCATTAAATCTGGAACAACCATCGGTGCTTACAGCCACATTGAAGATAGTATCATAGAAGAGCAATGCTCGATTCCGTCTCACATGATCATCACGAGATCAACGATAACAAAACAAACAATCTTGCAATCGTTTTCCTTAATTGATAGCCAGATTACCCAAGAAAAGACAGAATCAACGTTTACCGGCGCTCGAAAAACAGTACAAGCAACTCAACAACAGGATTTTTAAAAATTTTATGATCCGATTTATTCACACAGCAGACATCCATTTTGGAATGGAAAATTATGGTAGAATCGATCCACAAACGGGTATTCATTCCCG belongs to Candidatus Babeliales bacterium and includes:
- a CDS encoding NTP transferase domain-containing protein is translated as MLENLQAIILAGGISERFQTGKTKLIEKICGTEMILYPVNLLKSLEIPTIIVVGFQHDRIKKIVQQHNDKITFVLQQEPLGTGHATQLTKNIWSQDHILLMNADIPLITPDIINKLYRQHIKADADISFITAHSMGLDSTKYSRVSFDNNKIQVTEGPDNIESDDSDQCCISAGIYIAKRSFLNQHIDKLSKNETTGEFYLPELIKIASDHQCKVITTPVSFDIVRSVDTLADLWAIEHIKRSQLMLHWMDRGVRFANTLNVLIDETVHIEPGCYIGSGALLLGKTTIKSGTTIGAYSHIEDSIIEEQCSIPSHMIITRSTITKQTILQSFSLIDSQITQEKTESTFTGARKTVQATQQQDF